CGTCTTCAAAAAGACGGGATAAAACCGATTCATCCGCAGGCAAGGGGGATAACTTTGTGACGCGATGCTGGGGCAACGTTCCTTGAACCAGAGTAGGAATGTCCGCTGAGGTATAACCCACCGCTGAAAGTCCATTGGGCATTTTCAGGCGTTGCATAAATTCAATGATTCGATTGGCGAGGACTTCACCAATTTGATTGTCACTTACTCCGGAGACATTTGCCCCGAGTGCCTCTGCAGCTTGTCGATGTCGCCCAGGATTGGCTGAGGCGGTGAAGCGAAAAACCGCAGGCGCATTTAATATCACCGACATCCCATGTGGGATGATTGCGTGATCCGCCTCAAACCCTTCAGGAATGAATTCACGCACATGACTTGAAACAGGATAAGACATTCCGTGTGGCAGGTGCACCCCCGCATTGCCAAATCCAACACCCGCCATTCCGGCAGCCAGATGCATCATGCCTCGGGATTCAATATCGTCAGAATCCTCAAAAGCCCGAATTAAATATTTGTCTACCATTCTCAGCGCCTCCAGTGACCAAATATCGCTTAGGGGATTGGACCCCTGGTAAGCAGGGCGAAGTATGGGGCGATCGGGTTTGGGGCGTTCCCGGTAGTCGATAGCCGTATAAGATTCTATGGCATGGCTGAGAACGTCCAGTCCGGTTGATGCGACCACGACGGGCGGCATGGTTCTCGTATTTTCCGGATCGATCAAACCCAGTGTTGGTTTGAGTCGACGATGCGCTATTCCGGTTTTTGCATGAATGGAGCTTAAATCAAATATCGTTACTCCGGTTGTTTCACTACCTGTTCCGCAAGTGGTCGGAATAGCATACAATGGTTTCAGTGGACCTGGTACTGGTTTGGCTTTCCCGATTGGGGCATTCACATAATCCAAAAGATCGGCCGGGTAGGTGGTGTATAAATTTACTGCTTTT
The DNA window shown above is from Verrucomicrobiota bacterium and carries:
- a CDS encoding iron-containing alcohol dehydrogenase: MEKDYAFEMATSSIRFGAGITAEIGMDLADAGYKKALVLTDQLLAKLPPVLTVLQSLEDNRIDFQVYDRVRIEPNEHSFMDAIRFGESVDFDCIVAVGGGSVIDTAKAVNLYTTYPADLLDYVNAPIGKAKPVPGPLKPLYAIPTTCGTGSETTGVTIFDLSSIHAKTGIAHRRLKPTLGLIDPENTRTMPPVVVASTGLDVLSHAIESYTAIDYRERPKPDRPILRPAYQGSNPLSDIWSLEALRMVDKYLIRAFEDSDDIESRGMMHLAAGMAGVGFGNAGVHLPHGMSYPVSSHVREFIPEGFEADHAIIPHGMSVILNAPAVFRFTASANPGRHRQAAEALGANVSGVSDNQIGEVLANRIIEFMQRLKMPNGLSAVGYTSADIPTLVQGTLPQHRVTKLSPLPADESVLSRLFEDALNYW